GTCGCCCCAGTTGTCGAAGCCGTCCAGCCTTTCATCCGTTGATAGACCGGCTCGCACTGCATGAGCGTATCCAGATCAGACGGCATTTCTTTATAGAGAACGCCTTCATGCCGATACCCCACGCACACTTTCAATTCTTTGCATCCGTCCAGCACATCCAGCTTTGTGACCGCCAGCGACGTCAGGCCGTTCACCTGAACCGCGTGGCGCACTACGACCGCGTCGTACCAGCCGCATCGCCGCGGGCGCCCGGTGGTCGAGCCAAACTCACGCCCGCGCTCCTGCAGCCCCTGGCCCACTTCGTCGGTCAACTCCGTTGGAAACGGTCCGCTTCCGACCCGGGTCGTATAGGCCTTGGCGATCCCCATCGCCGCATCGATCATCGTCGGCCCCACACCGGTCCCGGTGCAGGCCCCGCCGGCGGCAGAACTGGACGACGTCACAAAGGGGTAGGTTCCAAAATCGACATCCAAATGCGTGCCCTGCGCCCCCTCAAACAACACCGTCTTATCCTTGCTGATCGCCCGATTCAACAGTGTGGTCGTATCGACGATATACCCCTTGAGGCGTTCCGCATAACCCATGTATTGGTCGAAAACCTTGTCGACCTGAAAGGTCTCAACTTTATAGAGCCGTTCCAAAAACCAATTCATTTCGATGAGATTTTCTTCCAGCTTCTTTCTGAACAGCGCCGGGTTCAACAAATCGCCCATACGAATCCCAACGCGAGCCATTTTATCAGCATAGGATGGCCCGATCCCGCGACCGGTCGTGCCGATCTTGCGCGACCCCTTCGACTGCTCGGATGCCCGATCGATCGCTTTATGGTACGGCAGAATCATGTGCGCCCGCTGGCTGACAGCAAAATTCTTCCCAAAGGCAATGCCCAACAATTGGAGCCGATCCATCTCTTCAATCAGCGCTCCCGGATCGACGACCACCCCATTCCCGATGACACACGTGGTGCCGCGATAAAGAATCCCGGAAGGAATCAGATGGAAAATATAGGTCCCGCGCTCATTGATCACGGTGTGGCCCGCGTTCGAGCCGCCCTGATACCGCACGACAATATTGGCATCCTTCGCCAAAATATCGACGATCTTGCCCTTGCCTTCATCGCCCCATTGGGCGCCGATTATGACGAGATTTCCCATACCACCACTTCCTCTCAGCCCGTTCAATCACGAAAAAATGGCTCTGACCCGATGGGGAGATCAGAGCCGCGGGGGCCCATCGTAGGTACCGCCCACCCGTTTGTCAAGCCAATCTCCGTCTAAAATACTCAGCGCAGCGCCATCCCCTCACCCCACGCACATCGGCATCAACCCCGCTGGCGGTCCCGATGAAGACCGCTTCCAGCTCTCCTCCATGTTTCGCTTTCTTGACTGGGTGTGACCTGCGTGTTAGCATGCCAGAACTTCTCGCGGAGTACGTATCTCTAGACCAACGGTGTGGGGCTGTAGCGCAGTTGGGAGCGCGCGTGAATGGCATTCACGAGGTCGCCGGTTCAATCCCGGCCAGCTCCACCAAACCAACCCTCGGTTGAACCACGCCCGCTAGATCGTTAAAGTAATTTGCGCGCGCGGGCCACCACGTCTCATTCACCTCTCTGCTCGATTGAATAATCGCTATGCTACAAATCGAATCAGTCCATAAGCAATACTCCACGAGAATTCTGCTTGAAGGCGCCTCCGCGCATCTCCGTCCGAATTCACGGGTCGGGCTGGTCGGACCGAACGGGGCCGGCAAGACCACGCTCTTTCGAATGATCCTCGGAGAAGAATCCCCGGACAAAGGCTCGATCCGCAAGCGCCCGCGGCTCCGCGTCGGGTACCTGCCGCAGGAGCTCGAAACGATCATCGGCAAAAATGTGCTGGACGCCACCCATCGCGACCTCTACCCAGAACATGAGGCCGAACGGATCCTCATGGGATTAGGATTCTCGGAGATCGACTTTACTCGTCAGGTTGAAAAGCTATCCGGAGGATACCGAATGCGGGTGGCGTTAGCGCACCTGCTGTTGACCAACCCTGACGTCCTCATGCTCGATGAGCCGACGAACCACTTGGACAAACCAACCCAGCGCTGGTTCGAGCAATTCCTTCTGGACTCGGAAATGACGCTGTTACTCATCAGCCACGATACGGCATTTCTCGATCGCGTCGTGACCCACATCTGGGATCTGCGGCACCATAAGATCGAAGAATATCGCGGCAACTATGCGGCGTTCCAGCGGCTCAAGGCCGAGCGGGACGCGCAGCGTGAAGCCGCCGCCGGGCGTCAGGCCAAGGAAGTCGCGCGGGTTCAAACCTTCGTGGATCGCTTCCGCTACCAGGCAAACAAAGCCAGTCAGGTGCAGTCGCGCATCAAGCAGCTTGAGAAGGTCAAGATGATCGAGATCAAGCGCGATCCCAAACGAGTCAAGTTTAAGTTCCCGCTCCCCGCAGCAAGCGGCAGGCAGGTCCTCGAACTTGAAGGCGCGGCCAAGCGCTATGGCGAAAAAGTGGTCTATGATCGAGTTGATTGTTCGATCGAGCGCGGACAGCGCGTCGCATTGGTGGGAGAAAACGGAGCCGGAAAAAGCACGCTGCTCAAGATGCTGGCGGGAGCGTTAGAACCGGATAAAGGCAAGAGATCGGTCGGCCATGGCGTCACGCTCCATTACTTTGCGCAACACCAGGCCGAGACCTTGAATCCGGAACATTCGATTCTCCAATCCCTCTCAGAAGTATCCCATCAAGCGGAGATGAACTTCCTCCGTGGAATTGCCGGCGCCTTTCTCTTCACCGGCGACGATCAAAAGAAACCGATCAAGGCGCTGAGCGGAGGGGAACGCAATCGCGTCGCGCTCGCGCGCATGCTGGTCGAACCGGCCAATACGTTATTGCTCGACGAGCCGACCAACCATCTCGACCCAGCATCGGTCGATATGCTTACCGATGCCCTCTCGGACTTCCCCGGTACGATCATCTTCATTTCGCACGACCCGACCTTTCTGACCAGAGTCTGCACGCGCGTCATTGAAATCGAAGAAGGCAAGGCCCGCAGCTTTTCGGGCGACTACGAGTATTACTTGTGGAAGAAGGCACAGGAAATCGACTCCATCAAGGAATCGAGCGACGACTTGAAGGGCGCGGATCGCGGGAAAAACGCCGGACCAACCAGGGCCATGGCGTCACAGGCTCCAGCCAAGTCCGCTGCCGGAGATCGCCGAGATTTGAACAAAACCCAGGCTAGACTGGAAAAACAGGTTGCGCGGGCTGAAGCCGAGATTGCCGAGTGTGAAACTAAAATCAAAGCGCGGGACCTTGAACTGGCTAATCCCTCTCTCTACAAAGAGAAGTCCACGGCATGGAGCGATCTGCAGATCGAGTATGATGGGTGGAAGAAGGACCTGGTGCGACTCACCGCCCGGTGGGAAACCCTCTCAGCTGAACTGGAAGACGTCAAGCAGAAGCTGACGGCCTTCGCCTAGCGGAATCCAGAATACATCAGGCGAAGCATTGTACGATGGAAAGCGAACCCGGAAGGACCTGCCTCGTCAACTAGACGGAAGACCTGATCGTTTCTTCAAGGTAGTAGAAAAGCCAGCGGTTCTTTTCTCTCGTCACCAGATCGTCCCACACCACTCCCGTCAAAAATCCTTTTTCCCAATCCTTCACCCAGGCGACCGTCCCCTCCAGCTTTTCCTGCTGGTCGGCGCCGTCTGAATCTAAAAATGCAAGCGACACGGTCACTCGCTCATTGATGGGAAAACGATCCTTGGTGTGCAGGCCGGCCCCAATCTTATTTACGTTGTCGAGCACGGCCGTACTGGCACGGCCACCGCTCTTCGGCGCAATGAGAGCAGACCCCACCAATGTTGCACGAACGAACTTCCGTCGTTCGCTGACGACCGCGGCGGCAACTGCTTGCTTCGACTCTCCGCGCTTCATAGGCCTAAGTATAACCGATTAGAAAACTTTGTAAACCACCTAAAAAGACTTATGGGCGAGGCTTCGGCCGATAGTACTGCCGTTCTTTCAAGACATCCGGGAGATGCGCCTGGTCAACCTTGGCCTGGGGATCATCGTGAACATACCGATACCCTTTCCCGTATCCAATTCCCTTCATGAGGGAGGTTACGGCATTCCGCAAATGCAGCGGGACTCCAAGATTTCCATGGGCTTGAGCATCCTCCTTGGCTTCCAATAAGCCGATATAGGATGCATTGTCTTTAGGTGCAGCCGCCAGGTAGGTCGTCCCATGAGCGAGGTTGATCTGAGCCTCGGGGAGCCCGACAAATTGCACGGCCTGAGCCACGGCATTGGCCACCAAGAGCCCCATGGGATCGGCGTTGCCAACGTCTTCCGAAGCAAAAATCACCATGCGGCGAGCGATGAATTTCGGATCCTCGCCCGCTTCCAACATCCGGGCAAGCCAATAGAGGGCCCCGTTCGGATCGGAATCACGTAGACTTTTGATATAGGCAAAAATGACGTTGTAATGTTCCTCTCCCGTTTTGTCGTAACGGAGCGCCTGTTTATTCAGCGAGGCCGCGAGCAGCCGTTCATCGATTGACCGAGTACCATCCGCGCCGACCGGCGCCTGCGTCACCACAAACTCGGCAGCCGTCAACAACGCACGCGCATCCCCGTTACCGAATGCGATCAGGCGCTGCCGCGCCTCCGGCGACAGACGCGCCTTCAATTGCCCCAGACCGACGGCTGAATCGGTAAGTGCACGGTCCAGGATCATCCCCAGCGCCTCATCAGAGAGAGACTTGAGCACAACCAGGATCGATCGCGACATCAACGGACTGATCACTTCAAACGAGGGATTCTCGGTCGTAGCCCCAACGAGAATCACCGTCCCTCGTTCGACGTGGGGAAGAAAAGCATCCTGCTGGGCTTTGTTAAAGCGATGGATTTCGTCGACGAAAAGCACCGTCTTCTGCTGTTGCAACACGAGCCGGTGCTCGGCGGCCTTGATGATTTCGCGTAGCTCTGGAATGCCGCCCGTGACAGCTGAAAACGCTACGAAGTGGGCTTTTGTATGTCTGGCGATGAGATGCGCCAGCGTGGTCTTGCCCGATCCTGGCGGGCCCCAGAAGATTACCGAGGACAGGCGATCAGACTCGATGGCCTTCCGCAGCGGCCGATCCTGGCCGACAATCTCATCCTGCCCGACAAAATCGGCGAACTCCCGCGGGCGCATCCGCTCCGCCAACGGTGCGTCGGCCTTCCTCTCCGTTTGAGGCACAGCAAACAAATCAGGCCCTGGTTCCCGCGGGGTCGCCATCAGTTACCTCTATTAAGCAGCCGATTGTATACGCCATATACCGTGATCGCAAACCGCCCCTTGACCATCGATACCGCCGATGCTACGAACAGCGCCAGCGTAAGGAGGGATTTGATGCAAGCAACACTCAACGGCATCACGCTGGCCTACAATGATACCGGGACCGGTCTTCCGATAGTCTTTCTGCATGCCTTCCCCCTCAATCGCACCATGTGGGCTGAGCAGGAAGCGGCCCTCTCATCACGCCATCGAGTCATCACCATTGATCTGCGGGGACACGGGGAATCCGATGCCCCATTGTGGCACTACAGCCTCGATCAGGCCGCAGATGATGTTCACGCGTTGCTGAATCATCTCTCGATCCGGCAGGCCCTCTTCGTCGGCCTATCGATGGGCGGCTACATCCTGTTAGCGTTCTATCGAATATATGCGAATCAGGTGAAGGGAATGGTACTGGCGGATACGAAGGCCCAGGCCGATACGCCCGAGGGAAAAGCGGGGCGCTTCCAGATGGCCCAGATCGCCTACAAACAGGGACCGTCTGCGATCGCCGACATCATGCTTCCGAAGCTCTTGAGTCCAGCAACCATTCAGAGCAGACCAGAGATCGTTCAGCGGGTTCGAGCGATGATTGAAGGAAATCAGATCAGCGGGATCGCCGGAGACTTGATGGCAATGGCCGAACGGCCAGACTCAGTACCGTTCTTGAAACAGATCAGCTGCCCCACACAGATCATTGTCGGCGAGCTGGACCACGCGACACCACCGGCCGATGCGAAACTCATGGCGGAACAGATCCCCAACGCGAAACTGGCCATCATCCCCAACGCCGCGCACCTCGCGAACTTGGAACAGCCAGAAGCGTTTACCCGCCTTATTGCAGAATTTCAATCGGGACTGAAGAACTAACTGGCGGGCACTATCCTGCGATCTAGTCCGAAGTGCCGACACCACTGCGGCGTATGAGCTTCAGAAACTCCAGCCTGGTTTGCTGCTGAGTCCGGAAGGCGCCGAGCATGGAACTGCTCACCGCGACCGTATTTTGCTTTTCCACGCCGCGCATCATCATGCACAGGTGACGAGCCTCGACAACCACGCCCACGCCATGCGCGTTCAGTTTTGTCTTGAGCGTCTCCGCAATCTGCACGGTAAGCCGTTCTTGCACTTGGAGCCGCCGCGCGAAGGTATCGACGATGCGGGGAATCTTGCTGAGCCCGACCACCTTCTTGTTGGGCAAGTACCCCACGTGCACTTTGCCATAGAAGGGCAACAGGTGATGTTCGCACATACTGTAGAAATCGATGTCTTTCACGATGACCATTTCATCGTACTCAATCGGGAAAAGCGCCCCGTTCAAAAGCTGATCGATGTCACGGTGATATCCCTGCGTCATGAATGCGAGCGCCTTGGCCACACGCTCGGGAGTCTTGAGCAATCCGTTACGGCCAGGATTCTCTCCCAGCGCCAGCAAAGTCTCTGTGACGAGAGCTTGCAATACGCCCAGATCTGCCGGTCGTCCCGTCCCGCTCATATCCTCAACCGGCTTCCGCCGGCGGCTCGCTGCTTGCTTGGCCATAGTGTCTCCCTAGGATCTCGCCGCAACCAAGGCCGACCCCGTGTATTCGAAATAGTTGTCTCTCGTCTCAACGACGGCCACTTTCTTGAGTTGCCCTTCCGGAACCTGTGTGACGAGCAAATCCCAGATCAGCAGCACCAGATTTTCACCGGTTGTCGTCCGCGTAGCAAACTCGGGGTCCTGGTTGAGATCCCGGTGATCGAATCGAGTCACAATTCGCTCGGTGACGATGCGATCAAGCGCGTCGATATCCATCGTTCGCCCGCTCTGCGAGACACCGGGACTCCCGATTGTCACGAGCACCACGTAATTATGCCCGTGCCCGTTGGGATTGTTACACTTACCGAAGACCGCCCGGTTGTCTTCAATCGATAAATAGTCGGTGTGTAACCGATGGGCCGCACAGAATCGATACCGCCTGGTAATGCTGCCCTGTCCCATACCATTCACACTGAGATCGGTGAAAAAGACGAAGCCAGGATTCCCCTCGCGGGCAACCCTGGCTTTCCACTATCTGAAAACTGTAGGCAGAGTGCGAGTCCTCTTCCTTCCGGTCAATCCGCTTAGGCGCTGAAGGAACTGCCGCAGCCGCAGGTCGTCTTGGCTTGCGGATTCTTGATCGAGAATCCTGACCCCTGCACGCTGTCGACATAGTCGACTTCGGCACCCTGCAAGAGAGGAGCGCTCTGAGAATCCATGATGACCTTCACATCGCCCTTTTCCACGACGGTGTCGTCTTCGCCCATCTTGGACTCAAACGCCATCCCATATTGATAGCCATGGCATCCGCCGCCACGGACATAGACGCGAAGGCCGACTACATCCTTCTCTTCCGCCATAAGCTCTCGGATCTTCTGTTCTGCAACCGCTGAAATAGTAACCATGGTCTTCCTCCTGTATCTCCAGATCCGCAACCTGCGACCCGGGTTGGCTTAGTGTAACACCTCTCTACCGAATATCAACTCCCTGCGTCTCTGATTGTATGGCCGAAGGCTCCATAAACTTAGGATCCGCAAACTTGGACTCCGGAACCCGTACGACGACATCGCCTAGCACTCTGGCCTGACAACCCAGTCGATGCCAGGGCTCACTCAAGTTTTCCCGATCCAACAAATCCTGCTCGTCAAAGTCGATCTCGGACAACTGGTCACTGCCGGACTGCACTTCTACTCGGCAAGTCGTGCACGATGCATTGCCTCCGCAATCATGATTCAGCGAGAAACCCAGCTCCTTGGCGGCATCCAGCAACGTCAGGTTTCTGGTCACCGTCCCGCTCTTCCCCTGAGGATGAATGAAGGTCACACGCGGCATAATCGATCCCTATACCTCTACCGCCGCCGGCGTAAACGGGCAACGCTGCAACCGAAGATGCTCCTCGTACTCTTTCTGGAAAAGCTTCACACTGCTCTGCACCAGGACAGCCGCACCGGTCACCAACGTACAGTAGCCCGTTCCCTTCACGAACCCGCAAAGCTGCAACAGGCTATCCATATCCTTTTGCGTCCCCTGCCCCTCTTCGATCTTCGCCATCAACGTGGCCAGATTGTTCGTCCCCATCCGGCAGGGCGGACATTGCCCGCAACTCTCGCCTTTGAAGAAATTCGAATATTTCAGCGTCGCCGCCACCATGCAGGTCGCATCGTCGATCACAATCGTTCCCGCCGACCCCAATCCGGTTCCAGCTTTCTTAAGTGAATCGAAATCCATTTGCAAATCGAGTTGATCGGCCGTCACCATCGAGAAGGCCGGGCCACCGGGGAAAACCGCCTTGATCTGCCGGCCACCCTTGACGCCGCCGCCGCACTTTTCAATCAACTCGCGGATCGTCACACCCATGGGCATTTCATACACACCCGGGCGATTCACAGAGCCGCTTAACGAAAACATCATCGTGCCGGGACATTTCTCCGTTCCAACCTGCGTAAACCAGGCGGCGCCTTTATACAGGATCCGCGGAATGTTACAGAGCGTCTCCACATTGTTTACTAAGGTCGGCTTCCCGTAGAGGCCGAAATCAGTAGGATAAAACGGTGGCTTCTGACGGGGCATCGCCGGACGGCCTTGCATCGACTCCAACATCGCGGTCTCTTCACCGGCCACATAACTCCCGTGGCCTTCGAATACCTGCAACTCGATGTCGAAACCCTTCCCTAACACATTTTTCCCAACCAGCCCGCGCGTACGAGCTTCAGCCAAGGCCTTCTTCAGATTTTCCCGCTCTTCTTCGTACTCATGATTCACATAAATAAAAGCGGCTTTGGCCTGAACAGTATGGGCGGCAATCAAACAGCCTTCGATCAATTGATGCGGAAGCGTCTTGAGGAGAAATCGGTCTTTGAACGTCCCCGGCTCATGTTCGCCTGCGTTGCAGACAAAGTAGTGTTCCTTGATTCGATGGTTCAGCACCTTGTCCCATTTGACCCCGGTTGGGAATCCGGCGCCGCCCCGCCCTCGCAGCCCAGCCTTCTTCAATTCGGCCACGACGTCGTCGGCTTTCATGCCGTCGACACACCGCTTCCACGCCTCATAGCCCCCCACCTTGAGGTAGCCTTCAATCTCCCAGGGAGATCCTTCAAGCTTTTGGACTAGACGGGGCTCGGTCGCGATGGACATAGACATTCCTTCGAAAAAATCCGCGAGTTTAGAAGCCGTACTATACGGCTGACTGCGCGTCTCCGTCAAGGCAACTCATGGGGAATAGGCCTGAATCTCAAGCAGTTAGGGCAAGGGCCCTATGGCGTTGCTAGGCATGTAGGGCAATCGGGAGCAGTAACCAGTAGGGCGGATCCATTTCGCCGGCCGGACATTCCCGGACCGGCGAAATGGCGAAAATCCACTTACTTGAAATGGCTGCCGGCCCCCATGAAAAACAACATGGGAATCGAGAGCATAACGTTGACACGTGACGCATAGAGCGCGGTCTTCCCCCACGCTGCCATCTCGGCAGGTGCCGGGGTTCCCTGCGCCGCTGCCGTCACTGCCGCAATGATCTTCTTCTGATTGGGCCAGATGATGGCGTGGACATTGGCCATCATGATGATGCCCAACAACCCGCCGATCCCCAACGCCATGGCGCCGGTTCCGCCTTTGGCGTACAGATAGCCATACAACCCAATGCCCGCCAGCACAGTCACCGTGGCCCCATGCCGAAACCAGTTGAGTGCTAACGGCATCAGCTTCGGAATCACGATGTTTTTCGTAGGCCCATCCAGACTTTTCAGAAAAGCAGCATTGACAAGATTAAAGAAATACAACAGCCCGATCCACGTAATCCCTGCCAAGAAGTGCACCCAGCGCATGATCATACCCACCCAATCGACCTCGCCTGCGCCAATCCCGGACATGCCGAGAAACACCACTATCAAAACGACGGCCAGTGCGAATCCCGCACCGATCGTCTGCATCGGATCTTCAAGAAATTTCATAGCTCCCTCTCCTCACACGGTTTATTGCTCGACTGCCCATCCTGCTGCAGCCCCCTCACAGTTGTCACGCCACCGACACAATGCCGGCACACTGACACTACATCATCAATCGATCGACATTCGCACATAGCTCTCTTACCGCCGTGGCAGAAGCCTCCAGCGCCGCGCGCTCACCCGCCGTCAACTCATATTCAATGACCTGCTCGGCCCCGCCGCGGCCCAGCTTCACCGGCACTCCGATAATGACATTCTTCAACCCGTATTCGCCTTCGCACAACACCGCCGACGGCACCACGCGCTTCTGATCCTGCATGATCGCGTCGACCATATCGACCGCTGACGCAGAGGGGGCGTAAAAGGCACTGCCGGTTTTTAGCAGTCCCACGATCTCCGCCCCGCCCTCTCGCGTGCGCTTGACGATTGCATCCAGCCGGTCCTTGGAAATGAGGTCCGACACCGGCTTGCCTTTGACGGTCGTGTACCGGGGAAGCGGCACCATCGTATCGCCGTGTCCACCCAGCACCATCGCCTCCACATCAGGGCCCGGCACGTTCAGCTCGTGCGCGATGAACGCGCGCATGCGCGCCGAATCAAGCACGCCGGCCATGCCGATCACCCGCGACTTGGGAAACTTGCTGACCTTCAAGGCCACATGCACCATCGCATCCAGAGGGTTGGTGACCAGCAGTAAGATAACCTCCGGCGAACGGGCGATGAGCTCCTTCACCACCGACTGCACGATCTTGGCATTGGTGGCCAGCAGTTCGTCACGGCTCATGCCTGGCTTCCGGGCAATCCCCGACGTGATCACCGCCACCGACGAGCCGGCCGTTTCCTCATATCCGTTGGTCCCGACCACGCGCGTGCTGTAGCCGCAGACCGGACCGGCCTGCGCCATATCGAGGGCCTTCCCTTGGGGAACGCCTTCGACAATGTCGACCAGCACCACATCGTACTGATCACGCTCGGCTAACCGTTGCGCCGCCGTCCCGCCCACGTTGCCCGCGCCCACCACTGTAATCTTCGGTCGCCCCATCATCACACCTCAGTTCCTAGGTCTTATCCTCTTCGCTTCCTATTCCCCATCCCCCTTGACGGGCTTAGCGCAACCCTCACGGCCACTGCGCGCACGCGCGAATACAACGGAGGCGCAGAACCCGTCAATGCCCGCCCTCATGCTCCGTCCAACCCGCCACCTTGAAATTGATCGTGCAGACAAAGTTATCCCCGTCGTAGAAATTGACCTTGATCTTCTTCTTGCCGTAGGTCGCCGACAGGAACGCTTCGGGATCGTCCACGAGCGCCTGATACCCGCCTGCCGGATACTCACCCAAGTCATGAAAAACCACGATCATCCCCACTTTGACTTCTTGAAGAATCTTGGCCCAACAGCGCGGATAGACCTCCCAGAACTTGGCATCGATCATGTCCTTGGTGGGCTCCTGGCGGTCCTCGCCAGGAATCACCGCCTGGCCGAACTTTGCCAGCCGACGGACATAGGGATACTGGTGCCCC
Above is a window of Nitrospira lenta DNA encoding:
- a CDS encoding adenylosuccinate synthase translates to MGNLVIIGAQWGDEGKGKIVDILAKDANIVVRYQGGSNAGHTVINERGTYIFHLIPSGILYRGTTCVIGNGVVVDPGALIEEMDRLQLLGIAFGKNFAVSQRAHMILPYHKAIDRASEQSKGSRKIGTTGRGIGPSYADKMARVGIRMGDLLNPALFRKKLEENLIEMNWFLERLYKVETFQVDKVFDQYMGYAERLKGYIVDTTTLLNRAISKDKTVLFEGAQGTHLDVDFGTYPFVTSSSSAAGGACTGTGVGPTMIDAAMGIAKAYTTRVGSGPFPTELTDEVGQGLQERGREFGSTTGRPRRCGWYDAVVVRHAVQVNGLTSLAVTKLDVLDGCKELKVCVGYRHEGVLYKEMPSDLDTLMQCEPVYQRMKGWTASTTGATTYKQLPAEAKRYLARIEELADCRIDMISTGSKRTETVTLRNPLKCSRRRPRS
- a CDS encoding ABC-F family ATP-binding cassette domain-containing protein, whose product is MLQIESVHKQYSTRILLEGASAHLRPNSRVGLVGPNGAGKTTLFRMILGEESPDKGSIRKRPRLRVGYLPQELETIIGKNVLDATHRDLYPEHEAERILMGLGFSEIDFTRQVEKLSGGYRMRVALAHLLLTNPDVLMLDEPTNHLDKPTQRWFEQFLLDSEMTLLLISHDTAFLDRVVTHIWDLRHHKIEEYRGNYAAFQRLKAERDAQREAAAGRQAKEVARVQTFVDRFRYQANKASQVQSRIKQLEKVKMIEIKRDPKRVKFKFPLPAASGRQVLELEGAAKRYGEKVVYDRVDCSIERGQRVALVGENGAGKSTLLKMLAGALEPDKGKRSVGHGVTLHYFAQHQAETLNPEHSILQSLSEVSHQAEMNFLRGIAGAFLFTGDDQKKPIKALSGGERNRVALARMLVEPANTLLLDEPTNHLDPASVDMLTDALSDFPGTIIFISHDPTFLTRVCTRVIEIEEGKARSFSGDYEYYLWKKAQEIDSIKESSDDLKGADRGKNAGPTRAMASQAPAKSAAGDRRDLNKTQARLEKQVARAEAEIAECETKIKARDLELANPSLYKEKSTAWSDLQIEYDGWKKDLVRLTARWETLSAELEDVKQKLTAFA
- a CDS encoding PilZ domain-containing protein, which gives rise to MKRGESKQAVAAAVVSERRKFVRATLVGSALIAPKSGGRASTAVLDNVNKIGAGLHTKDRFPINERVTVSLAFLDSDGADQQEKLEGTVAWVKDWEKGFLTGVVWDDLVTREKNRWLFYYLEETIRSSV
- a CDS encoding replication-associated recombination protein A gives rise to the protein MATPREPGPDLFAVPQTERKADAPLAERMRPREFADFVGQDEIVGQDRPLRKAIESDRLSSVIFWGPPGSGKTTLAHLIARHTKAHFVAFSAVTGGIPELREIIKAAEHRLVLQQQKTVLFVDEIHRFNKAQQDAFLPHVERGTVILVGATTENPSFEVISPLMSRSILVVLKSLSDEALGMILDRALTDSAVGLGQLKARLSPEARQRLIAFGNGDARALLTAAEFVVTQAPVGADGTRSIDERLLAASLNKQALRYDKTGEEHYNVIFAYIKSLRDSDPNGALYWLARMLEAGEDPKFIARRMVIFASEDVGNADPMGLLVANAVAQAVQFVGLPEAQINLAHGTTYLAAAPKDNASYIGLLEAKEDAQAHGNLGVPLHLRNAVTSLMKGIGYGKGYRYVHDDPQAKVDQAHLPDVLKERQYYRPKPRP
- a CDS encoding alpha/beta fold hydrolase, with the translated sequence MQATLNGITLAYNDTGTGLPIVFLHAFPLNRTMWAEQEAALSSRHRVITIDLRGHGESDAPLWHYSLDQAADDVHALLNHLSIRQALFVGLSMGGYILLAFYRIYANQVKGMVLADTKAQADTPEGKAGRFQMAQIAYKQGPSAIADIMLPKLLSPATIQSRPEIVQRVRAMIEGNQISGIAGDLMAMAERPDSVPFLKQISCPTQIIVGELDHATPPADAKLMAEQIPNAKLAIIPNAAHLANLEQPEAFTRLIAEFQSGLKN
- the folE gene encoding GTP cyclohydrolase I FolE encodes the protein MSGTGRPADLGVLQALVTETLLALGENPGRNGLLKTPERVAKALAFMTQGYHRDIDQLLNGALFPIEYDEMVIVKDIDFYSMCEHHLLPFYGKVHVGYLPNKKVVGLSKIPRIVDTFARRLQVQERLTVQIAETLKTKLNAHGVGVVVEARHLCMMMRGVEKQNTVAVSSSMLGAFRTQQQTRLEFLKLIRRSGVGTSD
- a CDS encoding 6-carboxytetrahydropterin synthase; the encoded protein is MGQGSITRRYRFCAAHRLHTDYLSIEDNRAVFGKCNNPNGHGHNYVVLVTIGSPGVSQSGRTMDIDALDRIVTERIVTRFDHRDLNQDPEFATRTTTGENLVLLIWDLLVTQVPEGQLKKVAVVETRDNYFEYTGSALVAARS
- the erpA gene encoding iron-sulfur cluster insertion protein ErpA; the protein is MVTISAVAEQKIRELMAEEKDVVGLRVYVRGGGCHGYQYGMAFESKMGEDDTVVEKGDVKVIMDSQSAPLLQGAEVDYVDSVQGSGFSIKNPQAKTTCGCGSSFSA
- a CDS encoding 2Fe-2S iron-sulfur cluster-binding protein, with the protein product MPRVTFIHPQGKSGTVTRNLTLLDAAKELGFSLNHDCGGNASCTTCRVEVQSGSDQLSEIDFDEQDLLDRENLSEPWHRLGCQARVLGDVVVRVPESKFADPKFMEPSAIQSETQGVDIR
- the nuoF gene encoding NADH-quinone oxidoreductase subunit NuoF; this encodes MSIATEPRLVQKLEGSPWEIEGYLKVGGYEAWKRCVDGMKADDVVAELKKAGLRGRGGAGFPTGVKWDKVLNHRIKEHYFVCNAGEHEPGTFKDRFLLKTLPHQLIEGCLIAAHTVQAKAAFIYVNHEYEEERENLKKALAEARTRGLVGKNVLGKGFDIELQVFEGHGSYVAGEETAMLESMQGRPAMPRQKPPFYPTDFGLYGKPTLVNNVETLCNIPRILYKGAAWFTQVGTEKCPGTMMFSLSGSVNRPGVYEMPMGVTIRELIEKCGGGVKGGRQIKAVFPGGPAFSMVTADQLDLQMDFDSLKKAGTGLGSAGTIVIDDATCMVAATLKYSNFFKGESCGQCPPCRMGTNNLATLMAKIEEGQGTQKDMDSLLQLCGFVKGTGYCTLVTGAAVLVQSSVKLFQKEYEEHLRLQRCPFTPAAVEV
- a CDS encoding urate hydroxylase PuuD, which codes for MKFLEDPMQTIGAGFALAVVLIVVFLGMSGIGAGEVDWVGMIMRWVHFLAGITWIGLLYFFNLVNAAFLKSLDGPTKNIVIPKLMPLALNWFRHGATVTVLAGIGLYGYLYAKGGTGAMALGIGGLLGIIMMANVHAIIWPNQKKIIAAVTAAAQGTPAPAEMAAWGKTALYASRVNVMLSIPMLFFMGAGSHFK
- the mdh gene encoding malate dehydrogenase translates to MGRPKITVVGAGNVGGTAAQRLAERDQYDVVLVDIVEGVPQGKALDMAQAGPVCGYSTRVVGTNGYEETAGSSVAVITSGIARKPGMSRDELLATNAKIVQSVVKELIARSPEVILLLVTNPLDAMVHVALKVSKFPKSRVIGMAGVLDSARMRAFIAHELNVPGPDVEAMVLGGHGDTMVPLPRYTTVKGKPVSDLISKDRLDAIVKRTREGGAEIVGLLKTGSAFYAPSASAVDMVDAIMQDQKRVVPSAVLCEGEYGLKNVIIGVPVKLGRGGAEQVIEYELTAGERAALEASATAVRELCANVDRLMM